One window from the genome of Zerene cesonia ecotype Mississippi chromosome 1, Zerene_cesonia_1.1, whole genome shotgun sequence encodes:
- the LOC119829253 gene encoding hornerin-like translates to MANRYLLCLLLLCVTLSAVNGKWGGRSSSRSSSRGSSSSSRSSGWGWGSSSGRSSSSSSSSGWSWGSRSPSSSSSSHSYPSSSSGLSGSSSGHSYPSLSSGLSGWGSGSHSYPSSSSGLSGRDSPKYPWSSGSSSNSGSRYPASTGLSGSSSGSKYPASTGLSGSSSGSKYPASTGLSGSSSGSKYPASTGLSGSSSGSRYPASTGLSGSKFSATSWLSGTSSGSRYPTSVSSSGSKYPASTGLSGSSSGSSYPASTGLSGSGSGSKYPSHYGTSNSNPPSNTYNKPDYNYHPRNTYNTNSGYRPSAHGNTYGNSYGSYGNNFHTPTYYTSPQHIYVTEYRNSGSRYNDLLTGLTLYNLGRSHSHYHDHYYYDDYYRHRYNSGSGSSYRPSSAQPRDEAYCLLRVKEHNKIEELKIPCEIVSTFTEGSKKVSKESSQVETMVCHNSTTVITEDASSTTNKSPTVNISSTTESSAKLSVIPIVTTLSDNQTNVKDNITLTSTITPPTNSTTFTPVVTITTPSSLSHNISSTTETPVLSNVTLSSNNTGSTTTSPNATVSGTNTNSTETTTPTAVSNTTMQLPDVTTPKTNITTPKTNATASNITQTKETKITNSTCVVTSQLKDPLSVKGPPPDPNGMECEVEIVTNNHRLKSKVNCVTLMEYSRMPEPKKDAGIVPARDKLKSWLAKPPWWMSMFIAV, encoded by the exons ATGGCCAACAGATATCTGTTGTGCCTTTTGTTATTGTGTGTGACGCTAAGTGCAGTGAATGGGAAATGGGGAGGCCGTAGTAGTTCTCGTTCCAGCTCGAGGGGATCGAGTAGTTCAAGCAGATCCTCTGGATGGGGATGGGGGTCGAGTTCGGGAAGATCATCCTCGTCCAGTTCGAGCTCCGGTTGGAGCTGGGGGTCGAGGAGTCCGTCAAGTTCCAGTTCAAGTCACTCGTacccatcatcatcatcaggccTATCGGGCTCCAGCAGTGGGCATAGCTATCCATCCTTGTCATCAGGGTTATCTGGATGGGGTTCAGGCTCCCATAGCTACCCTTCTTCTTCGTCGGGATTATCCGGACGAG ATTCCCCAAAATACCCATGGTCAAGTGGAAGTTCATCCAACTCCGGGAGCAGATATCCAGCATCGACAGGCTTATCTGGATCTAGCTCTGGAAGCAAATACCCAGCATCAACAGGCCTATCTGGATCTAGCTCTGGAAGCAAATACCCAGCATCAACAGGCCTATCTGGATCTAGCTCTGGAAGCAAATATCCAGCATCAACAGGCCTATCTGGATCTAGCTCTGGAAGTAGATATCCAGCCTCTACAGGATTATCTGGGTCAAAATTTTCAGCTACTTCGTGGCTGTCGGGAACTAGTTCTGGCAGTAGATATCCAACATCAGTATCCAGCTCAGGAAGTAAATACCCGGCATCTACAGGACTATCAGGATCTAGCTCTGGAAGCAGTTATCCAGCTTCCACTGGTTTATCGGGATCTGGTTCTGGCAGTAAATATCCATCACATTATGGTACCAGTAACTCTAATCCCCcatcaaatacatataataaaccaGACTATAACTATCATCCTAGGAACACTTACAATACTAATTCAGGCTACAGGCCAAGCGCTCATGGCAATACATATGGTAATTCATACGGTTCATATGGCAACAACTTCCACACACCTACTTATTACACATCACCTCAACACATTTACGTTACAGAATACAGAAATTCAGGAAGTCGCTATAATGACTTACTAACAGGGCTTACATTATACAACTTAGGACGTTCTCATAGTCATTACCATGACCATTACTATTATGACGACTATTACAGACACAGATATAACAGTGGTTCCGGTTCAAGCTATCGTCCTTCTAGCGCACAACCAAGAGACGAAGCTTATTGTTTACTGAGAGTGAaagaacacaataaaattgaagaaCTAAAAATACCATGTGAAATTGTATCCACATTTACAGAAGGAAGTAAAAAAGTATCTAAAGAATCTAGTCAAGTAGAGACCATGGTTTGTCACAATTCTACAACTGTTATAACCGAGGATGCATCATCTACTACAAACAAAAGTCCTACTGTAAACATATCTTCTACAACTGAATCTAGTGCAAAATTATCTGTTATACCCATTGTTACTACTTTATCCGATAATCAAACAAATGTAAAGGATAATATCACATTAACATCAACAATAACACCACCTACTAATAGCACTACATTTACTCCAGTGGTTACCATAACTACACCATCCAGTCTTTCACATAATATTTCTTCAACGACCGAAACTCCAGTATTATCAAATGTTACGTTATCTAGTAATAACACTGGTTCAACAACAACTTCTCCTAATGCGACTGTATCTGGTACAAATACTAATTCCACTGAAACAACAACCCCCACCGCTGTATCAAATACAACGATGCAATTGCCTGATGTAACTACACCAAAAACCAACATCACCACACCGAAAACAAACGCAACAGCATCAAATATAACACAAACTAAAGAAACGAAAATAACGAATTCAACGTGTGTTGTAACATCACAACTGAAGGACCCGCTTAGCGTGAAAGGCCCACCGCCCGATCCAAACGGCATGGAATGCGAAgttgaaatagtaacaaataaCCACCGACTTAAATCTAAAGTAAATTGCGTTACGTTAATGGAATACTCTAGAATGCCGGAACCTAAAAAAGACGCTGGTATTGTGCCAGCtagagataaattaaaatcttggTTAGCTAAACCTCCGTGGTGGATGTCAATGTTTATTgccgtttaa